The Streptomyces sp. CC0208 genome window below encodes:
- a CDS encoding OB-fold domain-containing protein, giving the protein MPGLIAYGAYVPYHRLARTDVAAALGGKGGKGTRAVAGYDEDTTSMAVEAARGALDRDGLRARVSQLFLATAAPAYLDKTNATAVHAALGLDPHVLAADMAGSVRSGLGALVTAARSPVPTLTVLSDLRTGLPGGTDEVAGGDGAAAFVFGGHRNGAPVIAELLAHDTVSDEILDRWRLPSTSVSRVWEERFAEEIYVSLAEKALTAALDHAAVDIGSIDHFVVAGLHARACAAVRRTAGVRPEAVTPDLAGVIGNAGTAQPGLLLADVLDRARPGELIALVVLGDGAGVLLLRTTDALPVHRAARPVAAQIAAGSAPMPYATYLSWRGLLDREPPRRPDPEPPYAPPAHRRTGWKYGFVASRCEKCATRHLPPDRVCTSCRSVDAMTDEPMAHVRGTVATFTVDRLAATPSPPMLVVVVDYDGGGRFRCQLTDATEADAVIGARVEMTFRRTVTASGVHNYFWKARPVRMGETEGTH; this is encoded by the coding sequence ATGCCCGGACTGATCGCATACGGCGCCTACGTGCCGTACCACCGCCTCGCGAGGACGGATGTCGCGGCCGCCCTGGGCGGCAAGGGAGGCAAGGGAACCCGCGCGGTCGCGGGCTACGACGAGGACACCACGTCCATGGCCGTCGAGGCGGCTCGCGGCGCCCTGGACCGTGACGGCCTGCGCGCCCGCGTCAGCCAGCTCTTCCTCGCCACCGCAGCACCTGCCTACCTCGACAAGACCAACGCCACCGCCGTCCACGCCGCGCTCGGCCTCGACCCGCACGTGCTCGCCGCCGACATGGCCGGCTCCGTGCGCTCCGGCCTCGGCGCCCTGGTGACGGCCGCCCGGTCCCCGGTACCGACCTTGACGGTCCTGTCCGACCTGCGCACCGGCCTGCCCGGCGGCACCGACGAGGTCGCGGGCGGCGACGGCGCGGCGGCGTTCGTGTTCGGCGGGCACCGCAACGGGGCCCCGGTCATCGCGGAGTTGCTCGCCCACGACACGGTCAGCGACGAGATCCTCGACCGCTGGCGGCTGCCGAGCACGTCCGTCTCCCGGGTCTGGGAGGAGCGCTTCGCCGAGGAGATCTACGTGTCCCTCGCGGAAAAGGCGCTCACCGCGGCCCTCGACCACGCGGCGGTCGACATCGGCTCGATCGACCACTTCGTGGTCGCTGGGCTGCACGCGCGCGCGTGCGCGGCGGTCCGGCGCACCGCCGGAGTCCGCCCCGAGGCGGTGACCCCGGACCTGGCCGGAGTGATCGGCAACGCCGGCACCGCCCAGCCCGGACTGCTCCTCGCCGACGTCCTCGACCGGGCCCGGCCCGGCGAGCTCATCGCCCTCGTCGTGCTCGGCGACGGCGCCGGAGTCCTCCTGCTGCGCACCACCGACGCACTCCCCGTACACCGCGCGGCCCGCCCGGTCGCCGCCCAGATCGCCGCAGGCAGCGCCCCGATGCCGTACGCCACCTACCTGTCCTGGCGCGGTCTCCTCGACCGCGAACCACCCCGCCGGCCGGACCCCGAGCCGCCCTACGCCCCGCCCGCACACCGGCGCACCGGATGGAAGTACGGCTTCGTCGCCTCCCGTTGCGAGAAGTGCGCCACCCGGCACCTGCCGCCGGACCGGGTGTGCACCTCGTGCCGGAGCGTCGACGCCATGACCGACGAGCCGATGGCACACGTGCGCGGCACGGTGGCCACGTTCACCGTCGACCGGTTGGCGGCAACACCGAGTCCGCCGATGCTCGTCGTGGTCGTCGACTACGACGGAGGCGGCCGGTTCCGCTGCCAGCTGACCGACGCCACCGAGGCGGACGCCGTCATCGGGGCCCGGGTGGAGATGACGTTCCGGCGCACGGTCACCGCGTCCGGCGTCCACAACTACTTCTGGAAGGCCCGGCCGGTGCGCATGGGCGAGACCGAGGGGACACACTGA
- a CDS encoding acetyl-CoA C-acetyltransferase codes for MPALLRDAVICEPVRTPVGGYGGALRDVTAAELAATVVRAVLQRTGIPPAAVDDVLLGQCYPNGEAPAIGRVAALDAGLPVQVPGLQIDRRCGSGLQAIITAAMQVQTGASDLVLAGGVESMSQAEFYTTGVRWGVRGAGTTLHDRLARGRVTSGGVNHPVPGGMLETAENLRREYAIPREEQDELALRSHEKAVAAQREGRFTDEIVPVTVHSRKGETVVDTDEHPRPDSSLEKLATLRPVLGRQDPEATVTAGNASGQNDGAALCVVTHPERAAELGLRPLGRLVSWAVVGVPPETMGIGPVPATVRALERAGLKLADIDLIELNEAFAAQVLACTREWGLTESDFERFNVNGSGISLGHPVGATGGRILATLLRELDRRQARYGLETMCLGGGQGLAAVFERPTDATHAHGGR; via the coding sequence ATGCCCGCCCTCCTGCGTGACGCGGTGATCTGCGAACCCGTGCGTACCCCCGTCGGCGGCTACGGCGGCGCCCTCCGCGACGTGACGGCGGCCGAACTCGCCGCCACGGTCGTACGCGCCGTACTGCAACGCACCGGCATACCGCCCGCGGCCGTGGACGACGTCCTGCTCGGCCAGTGCTACCCCAACGGCGAGGCCCCGGCCATCGGCCGCGTGGCCGCCCTCGACGCCGGTCTGCCCGTGCAGGTACCGGGACTGCAGATCGACCGTCGCTGCGGCTCCGGACTGCAGGCGATCATCACTGCGGCCATGCAGGTGCAGACCGGTGCGAGCGACCTCGTACTGGCCGGGGGCGTCGAGTCCATGAGCCAGGCCGAGTTCTACACGACCGGTGTGCGCTGGGGCGTGCGCGGGGCCGGCACCACCCTGCACGACCGGTTGGCGCGCGGGCGCGTCACCTCGGGAGGGGTCAACCACCCCGTCCCCGGAGGCATGTTGGAGACCGCCGAGAACCTCCGGCGCGAGTACGCCATCCCCCGCGAGGAACAGGACGAACTCGCCCTGCGCTCCCACGAGAAGGCCGTCGCGGCCCAGCGCGAGGGCAGGTTCACGGACGAGATCGTGCCGGTCACCGTACACAGCCGCAAGGGCGAAACGGTCGTCGACACCGATGAACACCCGCGCCCCGACTCCTCGTTGGAGAAGCTCGCGACGCTGCGTCCCGTGCTCGGCCGCCAGGACCCGGAGGCCACCGTCACCGCGGGCAACGCCAGCGGTCAGAACGACGGCGCCGCGCTGTGCGTGGTGACCCACCCCGAGCGTGCCGCCGAACTCGGACTGCGTCCGCTGGGCCGCCTCGTCTCCTGGGCCGTCGTCGGCGTACCACCGGAGACGATGGGCATCGGCCCCGTACCCGCCACCGTGCGGGCCCTGGAGCGAGCCGGGCTGAAGCTCGCCGACATCGACCTGATCGAACTCAACGAGGCCTTCGCCGCCCAGGTACTGGCCTGCACCCGCGAATGGGGCCTGACCGAGAGCGACTTCGAGCGGTTCAACGTCAACGGCTCCGGCATCTCGCTGGGCCACCCCGTCGGCGCCACCGGCGGCCGCATCCTCGCCACCCTGCTGCGCGAACTGGACCGCCGCCAGGCCCGCTACGGCCTGGAGACCATGTGCCTCGGCGGCGGTCAGGGCCTGGCCGCGGTCTTCGAACGGCCGACCGACGCAACCCACGCTCATGGAGGACGCTGA
- the fabG gene encoding 3-oxoacyl-ACP reductase FabG, whose product MGLLDGRNAVITGGAQGIGFEIAGVLGAEGASVVLGDINEDAAAEAAERLAKNGVAATSLRCDVTDEDEVAALVAHGTDIFGPVAVMVNNAGITRDATLRKMALADFRAVVDVHLTGAWNGTRYAAEAMRAHGQGGSIVNISSIAGKVGNFGQTNYSAAKAGLVGLTKASAKELARAGIRVNAVQPGLIRTAMTEAMPKAAWDAKLAEIPMGRAGEPAEVAQVVLFLASDLASYVTGAVVEVTGGRYM is encoded by the coding sequence ATGGGACTGCTGGACGGCCGGAACGCGGTGATCACCGGCGGCGCACAGGGCATCGGCTTCGAGATCGCCGGAGTCCTCGGCGCCGAGGGGGCGTCCGTCGTCCTCGGCGACATCAACGAGGACGCGGCGGCGGAAGCCGCCGAACGCCTCGCCAAGAACGGCGTGGCAGCCACCTCGCTGCGCTGCGACGTCACCGACGAGGACGAGGTCGCCGCCCTCGTCGCCCACGGCACCGACATCTTCGGACCGGTCGCCGTCATGGTCAACAACGCCGGGATCACCCGGGACGCGACCCTGCGCAAGATGGCTCTCGCCGACTTCCGTGCCGTTGTCGACGTGCACCTGACCGGCGCCTGGAACGGCACTCGGTACGCCGCCGAGGCGATGCGCGCGCACGGTCAGGGCGGCAGCATCGTCAACATCTCCTCCATCGCCGGCAAGGTCGGCAACTTCGGGCAGACCAACTACAGCGCCGCCAAAGCGGGACTCGTCGGCCTCACCAAGGCCTCCGCCAAGGAACTCGCCCGGGCCGGGATCCGCGTCAACGCCGTCCAGCCCGGTCTGATCCGCACCGCCATGACCGAGGCGATGCCCAAGGCCGCCTGGGACGCGAAGCTCGCGGAAATTCCCATGGGACGTGCCGGAGAGCCCGCCGAGGTGGCCCAGGTCGTCCTGTTCCTCGCTTCCGACCTGGCGAGCTACGTCACCGGGGCCGTGGTCGAGGTCACCGGCGGCCGGTACATGTGA
- a CDS encoding acyl-CoA dehydrogenase family protein translates to MDISYPPETEAFRTEVRAFLAETLPPDWTGIGALDEEAAWAFARDWRRLLAERRYLSLTWPEQYGGRGLTKLHQVVLMEELALAGVPFGLPQDTFGVKMLANTLLRWGTDEQKAHFLPRIPSGEDTWCQGYSEPDAGSDLASLRTRAVRDGEEWVIDGQKVWTSGAHHSDWIFVLARTNPDAPRHRGISFLLVPLDQPGVEVRPFRMMSGQLHFNEVFFNGARTRADLVVGGVDNGWTVAQSLLGVERGEEAATNPILFKAEVERLVELARLYGKDQDPVIRQRIAWCWSKVEIMRYLGYRILTGWLKGAEPGPESSIAKLYWSEYHTKVTDLAMDIMGLHGQVPVGRPPLRTYRTDDPGAANSSASWSTTYLIARSGTLYAGTSQVQRNILAEKVLGLPREPRAAAG, encoded by the coding sequence GTGGACATCAGCTATCCCCCCGAGACCGAAGCGTTCCGCACCGAGGTCAGGGCGTTCCTCGCCGAGACACTGCCACCGGACTGGACGGGCATCGGCGCCCTCGACGAGGAGGCGGCCTGGGCCTTCGCCCGGGACTGGCGCCGCCTGCTGGCCGAGCGCCGCTACCTCTCCCTGACCTGGCCCGAGCAGTACGGCGGCCGGGGCCTCACCAAGCTCCACCAGGTGGTGCTGATGGAGGAACTGGCGCTGGCCGGTGTGCCGTTCGGGCTGCCGCAGGACACCTTCGGCGTGAAGATGCTGGCCAACACGCTGCTGCGCTGGGGCACGGACGAGCAGAAGGCCCACTTCCTCCCCCGCATCCCCAGTGGCGAGGACACCTGGTGCCAGGGGTACTCGGAACCGGACGCGGGCTCCGACCTGGCCTCCTTGAGGACGCGCGCGGTACGTGACGGTGAGGAGTGGGTGATCGACGGCCAGAAGGTGTGGACCTCCGGCGCCCATCACAGCGACTGGATCTTCGTCCTGGCCCGCACGAACCCCGACGCCCCCAGGCACCGCGGCATCTCCTTCCTCCTCGTCCCGCTCGACCAGCCCGGCGTCGAGGTACGGCCGTTCCGCATGATGAGCGGGCAGCTGCACTTCAACGAGGTCTTCTTCAACGGCGCCCGCACCCGCGCAGACCTCGTCGTGGGCGGCGTCGACAACGGCTGGACCGTCGCCCAGAGCCTGCTCGGCGTGGAGCGCGGGGAAGAGGCGGCCACCAACCCGATCCTCTTCAAGGCGGAGGTGGAACGCCTCGTCGAGCTGGCCCGGCTGTACGGCAAGGACCAGGACCCGGTGATCCGGCAGCGCATCGCCTGGTGCTGGTCCAAGGTCGAGATCATGCGCTATCTCGGCTACCGGATCCTCACGGGCTGGCTCAAGGGCGCCGAGCCCGGCCCCGAGTCGTCGATCGCCAAGCTGTACTGGAGCGAGTACCACACCAAGGTCACCGATCTGGCGATGGACATCATGGGCCTGCACGGCCAGGTGCCGGTCGGCCGCCCGCCCCTGCGCACCTACCGCACCGACGACCCAGGCGCCGCGAACTCCTCGGCGTCCTGGTCGACGACCTACCTCATCGCCCGCTCCGGCACCCTCTACGCGGGGACCTCCCAGGTACAGCGGAACATCCTCGCGGAGAAGGTGCTGGGGCTGCCGCGTGAGCCGAGGGCAGCGGCGGGTTAG
- a CDS encoding flotillin family protein codes for MFGYRVPAPDEAMLISGGRRGLGGAPFRVVTGHGKFVLPIFRKTRFLTLSMCEAEVTETCVTRQGISLHVRAVIAFKVGNDHESIINAGQRFLSDQDQMSVLTGRIFAGHLRAIIGSMTVEEIVTERQKLAAEVLDTSKTEMAKIGLIVDSLQIQSIDDGDTGYIDAMSAPHKAAIQRQAQIAQAQATQASVEAEQVAARNQAEYARQTAVVRAEYSAEVDRAQARAAQAGPLAQAHAQQEVLDAQTELALRQAKLRQQQLVAEIVKPAEAEAERIRVLAAAEAQRMKIQAEAAASYDRVALDRMLIDQLPLIVKEAAGGLAGANVNVLNGADGLGEIAAGLVSQGLTILDSVRQNLSGPDSSDSNRPADSGGNGLLQLHSRKDGKADDGPVNVD; via the coding sequence ATGTTCGGATACCGCGTTCCCGCTCCCGACGAGGCGATGCTGATCTCGGGGGGACGGCGGGGACTGGGGGGCGCGCCGTTCCGAGTGGTGACAGGGCACGGCAAATTTGTGCTCCCGATCTTCCGCAAGACCAGATTCCTCACCCTGTCGATGTGCGAGGCCGAGGTCACCGAGACCTGTGTGACCAGGCAGGGCATCTCACTGCACGTCCGTGCGGTCATCGCCTTCAAGGTCGGCAACGACCACGAGAGCATCATCAACGCGGGTCAGCGGTTCCTCTCCGACCAGGACCAGATGTCGGTGCTGACCGGCCGGATCTTCGCAGGTCACCTGCGGGCCATCATCGGCTCGATGACGGTCGAGGAGATCGTCACCGAGCGGCAGAAGCTCGCCGCGGAGGTCCTGGACACCTCGAAGACCGAGATGGCCAAGATCGGCCTGATCGTGGACTCGCTGCAGATCCAGTCGATCGACGACGGCGACACCGGCTACATCGACGCGATGTCCGCACCGCACAAGGCGGCCATCCAGCGGCAGGCGCAGATCGCCCAGGCCCAGGCCACCCAGGCCTCGGTCGAGGCGGAGCAGGTGGCGGCCCGCAACCAGGCCGAGTACGCCCGGCAGACCGCCGTGGTCAGGGCGGAGTACTCGGCCGAGGTGGACCGTGCCCAGGCGCGGGCCGCGCAGGCCGGGCCGCTGGCGCAGGCGCACGCCCAGCAGGAGGTGCTCGACGCGCAGACGGAACTGGCCCTGCGGCAGGCGAAGCTGCGCCAGCAGCAGCTGGTGGCCGAGATCGTGAAGCCCGCCGAGGCCGAGGCCGAACGGATCAGGGTGCTCGCGGCCGCCGAGGCGCAGCGCATGAAGATCCAGGCGGAGGCGGCGGCCTCCTACGACCGGGTCGCGCTCGACCGGATGCTGATCGACCAGCTCCCGCTGATCGTGAAGGAGGCCGCGGGCGGCCTCGCCGGTGCCAACGTCAACGTCCTCAACGGCGCCGACGGGCTCGGCGAGATCGCCGCCGGTCTGGTGTCCCAGGGCCTGACGATCCTCGACTCGGTCCGGCAGAACCTGAGCGGCCCGGACTCCTCCGACAGCAACCGTCCCGCGGACAGCGGCGGCAACGGCCTGCTGCAGTTGCACTCGCGCAAGGACGGCAAGGCGGACGACGGCCCGGTCAACGTCGACTGA
- a CDS encoding DUF2889 domain-containing protein produces the protein MTRSELPLHRRTITVTAYAEGGDEISVEAELSDVRPWAEPSAGVVHRMALSVRVRLTDMVVVHADADMRTFPHAECPLITPVFDGLVGLSVAAGYNRAIQERFRGVSGCSHLHELARALGPAVVQAAISANAGLRYAGEQSQGPRSTAGVLNSCHVWAPDGVGLRKLDMGWVPGTGPRPVPPLRTFEQRESGASGA, from the coding sequence GTGACCCGCTCCGAACTTCCGCTGCACCGCCGCACGATCACCGTCACCGCGTACGCGGAAGGCGGCGACGAGATCTCGGTCGAGGCCGAACTGAGCGACGTGCGCCCCTGGGCGGAGCCGTCGGCCGGCGTCGTCCACCGGATGGCACTCTCCGTGCGCGTACGCCTGACCGACATGGTCGTCGTGCACGCCGACGCGGACATGCGGACCTTCCCGCACGCCGAGTGCCCGTTGATCACCCCGGTGTTCGACGGCCTGGTCGGACTCAGCGTCGCCGCCGGTTACAACCGGGCCATCCAGGAGCGGTTCCGCGGGGTGTCCGGCTGCTCCCACCTGCACGAGCTGGCCCGCGCCCTGGGCCCCGCGGTGGTGCAGGCGGCCATCTCGGCGAACGCGGGCCTGCGGTACGCCGGCGAGCAGTCCCAGGGTCCGCGCTCCACGGCGGGCGTGCTGAACAGCTGCCACGTCTGGGCGCCGGACGGCGTGGGCCTGCGCAAGCTGGACATGGGCTGGGTCCCGGGGACCGGGCCGCGTCCGGTGCCGCCGCTCAGAACCTTCGAGCAACGGGAATCGGGGGCGTCCGGCGCCTGA
- a CDS encoding enoyl-CoA hydratase-related protein, producing MTENPAPEILTDLTDDGVMLLTLNRPERHNAWTLEMELLYNELFDRAEHDPQVRAVVLTGAGRSFCPGMDMSVLDAASSGARPWPTDQLPPRTRPMSFPKPVVAAVNGACAGIGFNQALMCDVRFAVPHAKFAAAFSARGLVAEDGVSWILPRLVGYGNAADLLLSSRRINGTEALAMGLVNRLVEPQDLLPAALAYASELARSASPYAMSLIKRQLADDQARTFTESRDHAAALLATAKRAPDYREGVRSFIERRPPEFAGLGETPAVAPALAQEASS from the coding sequence ATGACCGAGAATCCGGCCCCGGAGATCCTCACCGATCTCACCGACGACGGGGTCATGCTGCTGACCCTGAACCGGCCCGAGCGGCACAACGCCTGGACGCTGGAGATGGAGCTGCTCTACAACGAACTGTTCGACCGGGCGGAGCACGATCCGCAGGTGCGGGCCGTCGTGCTCACCGGCGCCGGGCGCAGCTTCTGCCCGGGCATGGACATGAGCGTCCTGGACGCCGCCTCGTCTGGCGCCCGCCCCTGGCCGACCGACCAGCTGCCCCCGCGCACCCGGCCCATGTCCTTCCCGAAGCCCGTGGTGGCGGCCGTCAACGGCGCCTGCGCAGGCATCGGGTTCAATCAGGCCCTGATGTGCGACGTCCGGTTCGCCGTGCCACACGCCAAGTTCGCCGCCGCCTTCAGCGCACGCGGGCTGGTGGCCGAGGACGGCGTGTCCTGGATCCTGCCCCGGCTGGTCGGCTACGGCAACGCCGCCGACCTGCTGCTGTCCTCGCGCCGGATCAACGGGACGGAGGCCCTGGCCATGGGGCTGGTCAACCGCCTCGTCGAACCGCAGGACCTGCTCCCGGCGGCCCTCGCGTACGCGAGTGAACTGGCCCGATCGGCCAGCCCGTACGCGATGTCCCTCATCAAGCGGCAGCTCGCCGACGACCAGGCGAGGACCTTCACCGAGAGCCGCGACCACGCTGCCGCCCTTCTCGCCACGGCGAAACGCGCCCCGGACTACCGCGAGGGCGTACGCAGCTTCATCGAGCGCCGGCCGCCGGAGTTCGCGGGGCTGGGGGAGACCCCGGCCGTGGCCCCGGCGCTTGCGCAGGAGGCGTCGTCGTGA
- a CDS encoding FCD domain-containing protein, whose product MAEAARTAETATVPVPARSRVGRQVRVPKTAELVAAHLRRQIVRGELKPGDALPPESGLMEQFGISRPTLREAFRVLESESLITVRRGAHGGARVSAPDSDVAARFAGLILEYRGATLGDIYRAAALIEPPCARQLATKHTADDIKRLRDAVAAEKAVLDDPLALVDAQDAFHALLVELTGNQTLILLCGMLRNIIDRANASYTAGAADAEAQKTQALKGHRAHVRMVGLIESGKADEAEKLWQRHISSADDVVNAAGPKTVLELLD is encoded by the coding sequence GTGGCCGAGGCAGCCCGCACCGCAGAAACGGCGACCGTGCCGGTCCCCGCCCGCAGTCGCGTCGGACGTCAGGTGCGGGTGCCGAAGACCGCCGAGCTGGTCGCCGCCCACCTGCGTCGCCAGATCGTACGGGGCGAGCTGAAGCCCGGCGACGCACTGCCCCCGGAGTCGGGCCTGATGGAGCAGTTCGGCATCTCGCGGCCCACGCTGCGCGAGGCGTTCCGAGTGCTGGAGTCGGAGTCCCTGATCACGGTGCGCCGCGGCGCCCACGGCGGTGCCCGGGTGAGCGCTCCGGACTCGGACGTCGCCGCCCGCTTCGCCGGCCTGATCCTCGAGTACCGGGGCGCGACCCTGGGCGACATCTACCGCGCCGCGGCCCTCATCGAGCCGCCCTGCGCCCGCCAGCTCGCCACCAAACACACGGCCGACGACATCAAGCGGCTGCGTGACGCGGTGGCGGCCGAGAAAGCCGTCCTCGACGACCCGCTCGCCCTGGTCGACGCGCAGGACGCCTTCCACGCCCTGCTGGTCGAACTCACCGGCAACCAGACCCTGATCCTGCTGTGCGGCATGCTGCGCAACATCATCGACCGGGCCAACGCCTCGTACACGGCGGGCGCCGCAGATGCCGAAGCCCAGAAGACGCAGGCCCTCAAGGGACACCGGGCACATGTGCGGATGGTCGGCCTGATCGAGTCCGGAAAGGCGGACGAGGCCGAGAAGCTGTGGCAGCGGCACATCTCCAGCGCGGACGACGTCGTGAACGCGGCGGGACCCAAGACGGTGCTCGAACTCCTGGACTGA
- a CDS encoding amidohydrolase family protein, with translation MAEQRKPIFDCDQHMYEERDSFTRYLPKEFLGAAVAPVTLPDGREVILAGDRIVVCLEPEFGQVYRPGSLKEMLKAMASGNPEETYQFEPMHESYQNREARLRVMDEQGLDQTIIYPGGWALVAEEYVKGVEPLYANYHSFNRYMNEVWGFNHQGRIYAPALLSLRDLPSAVKELEYVLNQGARFILLPTGPVYGRSPGDPYFDPFWKLVNEAKASVCYHISEFYYNSQVAPSWGYDPNPIHFRMSAWQWQNTYGQRPVEETLSALIFDNLFGRFPDINVLVSEFGSEWVPHFVRHMDKSRGMGRNGPWIGGQLDERPSQVFRKHVRVVPYPEDDIVNVVKRLGYHESIVMGSDFPHAEGLANPADFRKLIAELGESAQDDIMFNNAQQLISR, from the coding sequence ATGGCCGAACAGCGCAAGCCCATCTTCGACTGCGACCAGCACATGTACGAGGAGCGGGACTCCTTCACCCGGTACCTTCCGAAGGAGTTCCTCGGTGCGGCCGTCGCCCCGGTGACCCTGCCGGACGGGCGGGAGGTGATCCTCGCCGGGGACCGCATCGTCGTATGCCTGGAGCCGGAGTTCGGGCAGGTCTACCGTCCCGGCTCGCTCAAGGAGATGCTCAAGGCGATGGCCTCGGGCAATCCCGAGGAGACGTACCAGTTCGAGCCGATGCACGAGTCGTACCAGAACCGCGAGGCCCGGCTGCGCGTCATGGACGAGCAGGGTCTGGACCAGACGATCATCTACCCGGGCGGCTGGGCGCTGGTCGCCGAGGAGTACGTGAAGGGCGTGGAGCCGCTCTACGCCAACTACCACTCCTTCAACCGGTACATGAACGAGGTCTGGGGCTTCAACCACCAGGGCCGCATCTACGCCCCCGCGCTGCTGTCACTGCGCGATCTGCCCAGCGCGGTCAAGGAGTTGGAGTACGTCCTCAACCAGGGGGCCCGCTTCATCCTGCTGCCCACCGGCCCGGTGTACGGCCGCTCGCCGGGCGACCCGTACTTCGACCCGTTCTGGAAGCTGGTCAACGAGGCCAAGGCGAGCGTCTGCTACCACATCAGCGAGTTCTACTACAACTCGCAGGTGGCGCCCTCCTGGGGCTACGACCCGAACCCCATCCACTTCCGGATGTCGGCCTGGCAGTGGCAGAACACCTACGGCCAGCGCCCCGTCGAGGAGACGCTGTCCGCGCTGATCTTCGACAACCTCTTCGGTCGGTTCCCCGACATCAACGTCCTGGTGTCCGAGTTCGGCTCCGAGTGGGTGCCGCACTTCGTGCGCCACATGGACAAGAGTCGCGGCATGGGCCGTAACGGCCCCTGGATCGGCGGGCAGTTGGACGAGCGCCCCAGTCAGGTCTTCCGCAAGCACGTCCGCGTGGTGCCCTATCCGGAGGACGACATCGTGAACGTCGTCAAGCGCCTCGGCTACCACGAGTCCATCGTCATGGGCTCCGACTTCCCGCACGCGGAGGGCCTGGCCAATCCGGCGGACTTCCGCAAGCTCATCGCGGAACTCGGCGAGTCGGCTCAGGACGACATCATGTTCAACAACGCCCAGCAGCTGATCAGCCGCTGA
- a CDS encoding SDR family oxidoreductase — protein MNKIDYRTQTTLITGASAGLGAEFARQFAERGSDLVLVARRADRLQALADELSAKYQVTVMVVPFDLTVPAAGEALAKEVARRGITVTSLVNNAGFGTHAPFRQEDAERVQQEIGLNVASLVDVTRAFIDQLTGVLVNVASSLGYQPWPNAAVYGATKAFVLSFTEALWQESRGTGLRVLALSPGPTRTEFFDAAGSDDMARGVRMQTPRQVVTTALRTLDRRNPPPSVVSGTFNWVMTLTSRFATRRANVLAFGAITRWQMRSSRPGH, from the coding sequence ATGAACAAGATCGACTACCGCACCCAGACCACTTTGATCACCGGGGCGAGTGCCGGACTCGGCGCGGAGTTCGCCCGCCAGTTCGCCGAGCGCGGCTCGGACCTCGTGCTGGTCGCCCGCCGTGCGGACCGGCTTCAGGCCCTGGCCGACGAGCTGTCCGCGAAGTACCAGGTCACCGTCATGGTGGTGCCGTTCGACCTCACCGTGCCGGCCGCGGGTGAAGCACTGGCCAAGGAGGTGGCCCGGCGTGGGATCACCGTCACCAGCCTCGTCAACAACGCCGGTTTCGGCACCCACGCCCCCTTCCGCCAGGAGGACGCGGAACGCGTCCAGCAGGAGATCGGCCTGAATGTGGCCAGCCTGGTCGACGTCACCAGGGCGTTCATCGACCAGCTGACCGGTGTCCTGGTCAACGTCGCCAGCTCCCTCGGGTACCAGCCGTGGCCGAACGCCGCCGTCTACGGGGCGACCAAGGCCTTCGTGCTGAGTTTCACCGAGGCGCTGTGGCAGGAATCGCGAGGTACCGGCCTGCGCGTGCTCGCCCTCTCCCCGGGCCCGACCCGCACCGAGTTCTTCGACGCGGCCGGCTCCGACGACATGGCGCGCGGTGTCCGGATGCAGACCCCGCGCCAGGTGGTCACCACCGCACTGCGCACGCTGGACCGGCGCAACCCTCCGCCCAGCGTTGTCTCCGGCACCTTCAACTGGGTGATGACCCTGACCTCGCGCTTCGCCACCCGCCGAGCCAACGTTCTGGCCTTCGGCGCGATCACCCGGTGGCAGATGCGCTCGAGCCGGCCTGGACACTGA
- a CDS encoding TetR family transcriptional regulator, with the protein MTQKPAPIREQTRSVVRSLLARTAIELFAAKGFDNTTLDEVAAAAGVSRRTLFNYFRNKEDLALSGLDEQGELIAARLDERPVDEDAWTALRAAFHVLEEIDITAEDRLEFITLLFGNDSLRAGHSEKQARWQDLFAPHIEPRLPDSDRRPLQARAIAAAAIVCLQAANEEWVRLGGQVDMFDLYDTAVQAIRRPT; encoded by the coding sequence ATGACTCAGAAACCGGCCCCGATCCGGGAACAGACCCGCTCCGTGGTCCGATCACTGCTGGCGCGTACCGCCATCGAGCTGTTCGCCGCCAAGGGCTTCGACAACACGACGCTCGATGAGGTCGCCGCGGCCGCGGGCGTCTCCCGGCGAACCCTGTTCAACTACTTCCGCAACAAGGAAGACCTCGCGCTCAGCGGCCTGGACGAACAGGGCGAACTGATCGCCGCGCGCCTCGACGAGCGCCCGGTCGACGAGGACGCCTGGACGGCGCTGCGCGCGGCGTTCCACGTGCTCGAGGAGATCGACATAACGGCCGAAGACCGCCTGGAGTTCATCACGCTGCTGTTCGGCAACGATTCCCTACGCGCCGGACACAGCGAGAAGCAAGCCCGCTGGCAGGACCTGTTCGCGCCGCACATCGAACCGCGACTGCCCGACTCCGACCGCCGCCCCCTGCAAGCTCGCGCGATCGCAGCCGCAGCGATCGTCTGCCTGCAGGCAGCCAACGAGGAATGGGTACGCCTGGGTGGACAGGTCGACATGTTCGACCTGTACGACACCGCCGTACAGGCCATCCGCCGCCCCACCTGA